The Archocentrus centrarchus isolate MPI-CPG fArcCen1 chromosome 24, fArcCen1, whole genome shotgun sequence DNA segment TAATACAGAGTGCACCACAAATGGCATCAGGACCATCAGCCTTTCTTAACTTAACTCTCTGAAACAAGGTTGTGACCCTTTCCTGAGAATCACGATCTCCTTCAGAGGACTGAGAGATTCTCTGCATGCAAGAATATTTTCTGTGACCTTTCAAAGCTGGAGAAGAAGACAGAATTATCCACTCCATTTATACAAAAGGGTTTCTTAATATCATCAATATGCAGCTCTAAGGTCTCCGGTGCTGTTATGGTCTTCTCGTTTGGTCTTCCTTATTTTGTGCTGTACCTCTCTACACACACCTTTTTTCTCAAGAACATCTCCAGAGCTGCATATCCATTTCTCTGTGTTGATAACCGCTTTGAGTTCTTTAGTTATTCAAGGTTTGTTATTTGGATTTGTAAAATTTTTAGCTGGAATAATGGAGTATACACAGAAAGTCACATATGATGATACAGAATCACAAAGATCATTAATATTATCACCACAAGTATTATTAAAACACTGCCAGTCTGCACAGTCAAAACAGGAGTGAAGAGACGAGATGCTGTCTTCTCACCAGCATCTCATTAGTTTCTCCTCATGTGGAAGCCTCCAGAAAGAGGGGGTGTACAGGAGCATTAAATATGTGGTATGATGATCTAAGGGAATGCAGCGATGTATAAGCACCACTCACTGATCCATAACACGTCACTGGTAGAGTTTCCTTTGTGTGGTGGCAGAAGTCACATCTTGCTCAAATGTCTTGTTCAGTTCACAGTGATTGAAATCACAGAGGACAAACTTTGGGGCATCTGGGCAAATTGCATcaatcagctgatcagctgaggTGCAGCAGAGGTATTGGCATGCACGTGAATGTAAACAACAGTGAAAAACAACTGCTGAaatacacggggccagtagaaggatggaaggatggaaaaCCAAAGTGAATGATCAGATTAAGTGTATTGATATCTAGTCTGTACCTGGGTTCCTGCTCCGGCAGATCATCAGTAGCAGAATAGTAGAGATGCAGTATGGACAGAAGACCAACAGGTGGCAGAAGAGTCTGAGTGCAGACACAcgtggaggagaggaggaagagttggTGGGAAGCGAAGGATGAGGGGAGGAGGATGGAGGACCAGTATTACCAAAGgttgaaggaggaggagagcatgTTGTGGTGGTAAGAGGAGAATCTGCAAAAAAGGATGAAGATGGTTCAGTGAGTTTATTATCAGGTCAGAAGACTAGATCATGAATCAATGGTCTGAACACCCTGAGAAACTAATCTCACTCTGTTCCATTCACCTTAATAAGTTTTATATCAATCAGTATTTAAAATTGcaactttaagaaatgaagtgATGTGTTTCATTGAGCCTACAGGAAGACCTGATGTGGTGAAGTATGTGTTGATGTGTTTGCAGTCCACCTTCAGGatgctgttgtttttctacagcagACCCACATCTACAACATCCACCATCATCCTGAAGCAGTGTGTGTCACAGCAGCTGACTCTCTGAGCACCAAACTTCTCTTATAATAAGAACTTATCAACTCTCCTTCTTCTTTCCTTCGCCTCATCATATTTAACATCCAGGTCAAAGTAAAGTGATTTAGGACAGAGTTTAGAGTTTTGACCAAAATTTATATCTTTAAGAAAGAAGTGACATCAGTTCTCTAACCTCTGGTCCTCAGTCTGCTCCGAGGAGACTGGTCAATAGCAGTAGAACATGAGTAGAGACCTTCATCAGACTTTTGAGCATTAAAGAGAATCAACTCTTCTTCAGGTTCAGATCTAAGTCTAACACCATCTCTGAAGAAATAAGATTTTTGCACTGAACCGTTTCCGGTTTTGCACCGCAgagtgacatcacttcctgtcctcaCAGGAAGAGCGGGGATCTCCAGGATCAGGTCTTTATCTGAGCAACAGAGACAAACAGGGTGATGTAGAGACAGAATTCCACCACAGTCACACAGAGACAGCTGGGAACATCTCACTATCTGTACCTGAAACAACAATGGACACTTCATCTCTCTTCTGTCCAGATGAGTTTTCACACAGGAAATTTCCACCAGATGAGACGGAGAGGTCCAAAGCACAGAAGGAACTGTTAACCCTCCTAAAGTCTGCAGCTGCTCCGCAGTTCTCAGTGTGTCCTCCACTCGTCCTCTTCACTGTCCATCCATCAACACAACTCAGAAAGACATAAGAGTCTCCTTTGAAGAACTGCTGAAGATTTGGACTAACACGCAGACTGACtggaggacagacagacagacagacagacagagtaaATGTATTTGCATTCTTGTCGAAGTCTCTCTGACTGTTTTCACTTCCATCAgctcacctgcagaaacagtcagtgcagacagcagcaccacacacacacctgcaacagGAGAACATTAACGGTCAGTGGTCACCAAAGGTCAGAGGAAACTAAAGAACAGAGTAGACTGCATGACAGAGGAAACTAAACATTAGAAGTTCCTGAAAGTCACTgaaatttctttctttgcacGTTTTACTGAATCCTTAATCTATCTACAGTGGGTTTATTGTTAAAGTTTAAGAACATTTCAGGTTAACTGTTGTATCCATTCATGTAGTTTCTTTAATTTAAGTTGAagaaccttcaaaataaattaaagaactacatgaataacttgattgttattaattatttatttttatcataacTGGGCTTATCTCCTGCTTTCTAAACTGTGTGACTGTGGTGCTGAACGTTTGTGCACCCTTTggaattttttatatttctgcatAAATATGACCTGAAATGCTACTGAGAATTAACtccaaaaaaagatgaagacaaTTGAATGAAACAAATCAAGGTATTAGATTTGGTTATTCTGACCTTCACAGCACATTTGAGGAAGTGAATCATTGCAAAAAATTTTAGCATATTCAAGAACATTgttaaaattttgagttaggtatctcaaaatttcaagttagcgctgccaatcaggaagctctgtgaaggaatcatttccttgttatcTTAtttactcaaaattttgagtatGTATTTTGAGatggtaatttatttttttccagtggcagaaacaatcTTCCAAAGTTCTCTGGCAGATCATCCTCAATAATGTTGTGGTGAATTCTGCAGTAGCAAAGTAGACCAATAAAACATCATAGCTCTGGTTtctgtacagtatgtgttaGACTGTGACCAACCCGTTTGACCAGACGGGTTATGGTACCCCTATAAAAACTCCCATTGTGCGAAGTTCAACGCTCAAGAAACCTCTTGAAGACCTGAACACTGTATGTGGCTTTCATGAAAGTCTGAAGCCTCTTACTATCAACAAACCTCCAGCCCTCCACAACAAGACTGCCTCCCAGTGTAACCAATAGGAATTGAGTTAAAATTCCCCCATAGTCCCAACCTTCATTGATCACTTTTTCTTGGGTCAGTACTAATTAGAGGATCATATCTAAACACATGCtaaacacactgctgtggaCAGTCAACAGGATTCCTGCAGGATAACTGCAGGATATAGATCCATAATTTGTTGCTTAAAGACACATTAGCTGTAGTTTGGTCTCTGTGCACCATCAGCATGGATTTTAAAATTCTCCAAGGCAAAAGGAGTAAGTCACCAATGAAAACAATCTGAATATAACTTACTGAAAACCCTGTGAATTATTTCAATCAGTGACATCCCCACAGGAACAGGAGGCCTTCCTACTGCCTAGTGGGGCCAATGTGGGTAACATAATTATCAATAGATAATAGATTAGGTCACTAGATTTCCCCAGAGCTCACAACTATGTCAGAGCTCTGTGTAAGAGACAGAACTTTAAAAACATCGCGACTGGTCTCTGAGGAAATATGGTGATAAGTGATAAGAATCAAACGGAGCATAGTTCACAAGTTTAAATCAAAGCCAGCTAAAGCCAGTACTGTATGCACTCTATGTGGGCATAGCCGAAAGAGGAAGTTACCAGAGCCAGGTGATCAAAAGGTCTTGTGACAGCAAAAGATGTACGAGTTCATCCAGTAAGGTTTCAGTTCATTCAAtaagacacacactgcacactgaaAGACTTCATGCTTGAACTGAAAGACTGCTTCACTGCTGAGCCAAAAGCACAAGACAAACAGGCCAATAAATATGCTAACTTTAAAAGgaagataaaaacaaagaaagaaataccCACGGGATGTTGAAGTGAGCACTATTAGTAATGAGTGTGTGAACTGTTGTGTGGGACAAAACAGATGTGAAAGAAGAACTCTTCCAAAGGTCTGATAAAGGGTGGAGTCTTACAGTGCAAACACTGGGCCCATGTGTCTCCAAATGACCTGATAGTCTGCTACTCCACCCATCTGCTGCAGAATTTAAAGACACACAATGTGTATTTGAGTCTCTGTAGTAAAATATTGTGGTCAGTGGCATCAGAGCCCATAAGAAGATAACTAGTAGCCTTCACTAGTGCTGAATGGGACCACACCTCACGTACGCTCCCCTTCAGGTTCTGCTTTGCAtttgttctgctctgctttcccctcctgaagGCAGGAAAAAGCAGTTTAGCCAAAACACCTACTGGAGAATTCTTAACCAGGAACTCTACTCCAGCATCTTCACTGCCTGTTCAGTTCTTTCCTGCAGTATATTTCATGCTTCCCCCTACTTTAGCTTGCATCATCAAACACCCGACAACCCAAAAGTCGTATGtcactgtcatgtcctgggccgttggcccagcgttttgtgttagtttatttcctagtgttgtgatatgtctgcgtctctgtcctgagtctgtgcctgttccccgtgtttagtcagtatgttccttggtttgtcacttcctgtttattttgacagtctggtttttctgtgctttgtgttcagctttgcttcccctgtgtaattagtttcatttgcctcacctgttgttccctgctgtttcctcttgccctgattacccattgtgtacttaagccct contains these protein-coding regions:
- the LOC115774589 gene encoding uncharacterized protein LOC115774589, giving the protein MAAWVGNRRKCGDQHQPKKSKVNLSVSRSGKKLPKVRVSKLFLKLTKQHKVSSPDKDLILEIPALPVRTGSDVTLRCKTGNGSVQKSYFFRDGVRLRSEPEEELILFNAQKSDEGLYSCSTAIDQSPRSRLRTRDSPLTTTTCSPPPSTFGNTGPPSSSPHPSLPTNSSSSPPRVSALRLFCHLLVFCPYCISTILLLMICRSRNPGCSSLSLKELSSSATVW